A genomic region of Rheinheimera sp. MMS21-TC3 contains the following coding sequences:
- a CDS encoding bifunctional diguanylate cyclase/phosphodiesterase, translated as MTAEIFALFAVYSTQVAIALLLSYLLWHFSRIYQQSYIKSWFFAFSAFSVYQTSLILASDYFAKPIIENIIDIVVVASSYSFTIFLWRGMAQTRPELAKVSKILTSQAILYTTVLAGVITILPFLFLPALATWQTYFQFELRIFIMGVFLAVAAASIWQQLQKSLGQRLSVIVMLIWGTLYIVYAVWMITSQDRHHSFQFLLLIKSIELFLLCGMGLALLIWLQEHERHTNMQLTKKTHYLDNHDQLTGALNREALLLQLGEQLQLQQDKPVYLLMLGLDKFKTVNESVGIKQGDKILSLLVERFRQSIIKPILIARTGGDIFALVITDINNDKQLQFTLEHITQLVEKNFVLDTGILQLSCSIGLSCYPEHAASADTLLQKANIAFHQAKRIQNSWLVYQPGMEDETSRLISWENDIFTAMEESQFVLYFQPQLCLHQDKLDGFEVLIRWQHPTKGLLMPGDFLPFVEQLGLSRQLDVWILHQAIKTLQNWHQQNIFIPLAVNMSPLHFQKDGLKAKIQQFLLQYNVSPQMLELEITENTAMHDMEIGSNHVMELQQMGIRVSIDDFGTGYSSLAYLRQMPIDKIKIDRSFIAEMANNDSDVIIVRTMVKLAHGLGKRVLAEGVETATQLELLRNMGCDSIQGYYYAKPLPEAEAMAFNSIQFKSAT; from the coding sequence GTGACAGCTGAAATTTTTGCTCTATTTGCCGTCTATTCTACTCAAGTTGCAATTGCTCTGCTTCTTAGTTATTTGCTATGGCACTTTAGCCGTATTTATCAACAAAGTTATATTAAATCTTGGTTTTTTGCTTTTAGCGCATTTTCTGTATACCAAACCAGCTTAATTTTAGCGTCTGATTACTTTGCTAAGCCTATTATTGAAAATATTATTGATATTGTGGTGGTGGCCAGCAGTTATAGCTTTACCATCTTTTTATGGCGAGGCATGGCCCAAACTAGGCCAGAGTTGGCTAAAGTTAGTAAAATCTTAACTAGCCAAGCTATTCTTTATACAACGGTATTAGCTGGTGTTATTACTATATTACCGTTTCTATTTTTACCTGCTCTAGCAACTTGGCAAACTTACTTTCAGTTTGAACTGCGTATTTTTATTATGGGTGTTTTTTTGGCCGTTGCTGCAGCCAGTATTTGGCAGCAATTACAAAAATCACTTGGCCAAAGATTATCAGTTATTGTTATGTTAATTTGGGGCACCTTGTATATTGTTTATGCAGTGTGGATGATAACGTCCCAAGACCGTCACCATTCCTTTCAGTTTCTGCTATTAATCAAAAGTATAGAATTGTTTTTACTCTGTGGTATGGGCTTGGCTTTACTTATATGGCTGCAAGAGCATGAGCGTCATACCAATATGCAATTAACTAAGAAAACCCATTACTTAGATAATCATGATCAGCTAACAGGCGCACTTAACCGCGAAGCTTTATTATTACAACTAGGCGAACAGTTACAATTACAGCAAGATAAACCTGTTTATTTATTAATGTTGGGTTTAGATAAATTTAAAACTGTTAATGAATCGGTAGGCATTAAGCAAGGCGATAAAATATTAAGTTTATTAGTGGAGCGCTTTAGGCAAAGCATTATTAAACCAATATTAATTGCCCGCACCGGTGGTGATATTTTTGCTTTAGTTATTACCGATATTAATAATGATAAACAACTGCAGTTTACTTTAGAGCATATTACTCAATTAGTAGAAAAAAACTTTGTGCTTGATACCGGAATATTACAGTTAAGCTGTAGTATTGGTTTGTCTTGTTACCCGGAACATGCTGCTTCTGCTGATACATTATTGCAAAAAGCCAATATTGCTTTTCATCAAGCGAAACGGATCCAAAACTCTTGGTTAGTTTATCAACCCGGGATGGAAGATGAAACAAGCCGGTTAATTAGCTGGGAAAATGATATTTTTACGGCAATGGAAGAGTCGCAGTTTGTGTTGTATTTTCAGCCACAACTATGTTTGCACCAAGACAAACTAGATGGTTTTGAAGTACTAATTAGGTGGCAGCATCCGACTAAAGGCTTGCTCATGCCGGGTGATTTTTTACCTTTTGTTGAGCAATTAGGGTTAAGTCGGCAACTTGATGTTTGGATATTGCACCAAGCGATTAAGACGTTACAAAACTGGCATCAACAAAATATATTTATTCCTTTAGCGGTTAATATGTCGCCGCTACATTTCCAAAAAGATGGATTAAAAGCCAAAATTCAGCAATTTTTACTGCAATATAATGTATCACCACAAATGCTAGAACTTGAGATTACAGAAAATACAGCTATGCATGATATGGAAATAGGCTCTAACCATGTGATGGAATTACAACAAATGGGAATTAGAGTATCGATTGATGATTTTGGTACAGGATATTCATCTTTGGCTTATTTACGGCAAATGCCAATAGATAAAATTAAAATTGATCGTAGTTTTATTGCTGAGATGGCTAACAATGACTCGGATGTAATAATTGTTAGGACTATGGTCAAATTGGCTCATGGTTTGGGTAAACGAGTATTAGCCGAGGGGGTAGAAACAGCAACCCAGTTAGAGTTACTGCGTAATATGGGCTGTGATTCAATTCAAGGCTATTATTATGCTAAACCGTTACCAGAAGCTGAAGCTATGGCGTTTAATAGTATTCAATTTAAATCGGCGACCTAA
- a CDS encoding DUF971 domain-containing protein, whose amino-acid sequence MNQSEIQVTRLHYHKQSRVLDIQFSDQSQTSLTAEFLRVFSPSAEVRRHGNPVLVTNKKQVNIKQLSAVGQYAVKLVFDDGHNTGIYSWQYLHQLATNQTVLWQDYLQQLSAANANREASIAIKFKPF is encoded by the coding sequence ATGAATCAATCAGAAATCCAAGTTACAAGGCTACATTATCATAAGCAAAGTCGTGTGCTGGATATTCAATTTTCTGATCAAAGCCAAACTAGCCTGACGGCTGAATTTTTGCGGGTGTTCTCACCCTCTGCAGAAGTTCGCCGTCATGGCAACCCTGTCTTAGTTACCAACAAAAAGCAGGTCAACATTAAACAGCTTAGCGCTGTAGGCCAATATGCGGTCAAACTGGTTTTTGATGATGGCCATAACACTGGTATTTATAGCTGGCAATATTTGCATCAATTAGCAACTAACCAAACAGTACTTTGGCAAGATTATCTGCAACAACTTAGTGCAGCTAATGCTAACCGTGAAGCTAGTATTGCTATTAAATTTAAACCGTTTTAG
- the hslU gene encoding HslU--HslV peptidase ATPase subunit — MSDMTPREIVHELDRHIIGQTNAKRAVAIALRNRWRRMQLAPELRQEITPKNILMIGPTGVGKTEIARRLAKLANAPFIKVEATKFTEVGYVGKEVESIIRDLADSAVKMFREQAIAKNRYRAEEAAEERILDILLPAAKSDWQDSTSSDSSKTDSHTRQIFRKKLREGQLDDKDIELELMQANMGVEIMAPPGMEEMTSQLQSMFQSLGNDKKKKRKLKIKDALKQLIDEEAARLINPEELKAEALEAVEQNGIVFLDEIDKICKRGESSGPDVSREGVQRDLLPLIEGCTVNTKHGMVKTDHILFIASGAFQMSKPSDLVPELQGRLPIRVELEALSANDFERILTEPKASLTEQSIAMLATEGVKLHFTAEGIKSLAAAAWQVNETTENIGARRLYTVMERLLDEISYDAADHTGEQINIDAAYVEKHLGALVKDDDLSRYIL; from the coding sequence ATGTCTGATATGACGCCAAGAGAAATTGTTCATGAATTAGATCGACACATTATTGGCCAAACTAATGCCAAACGTGCTGTCGCTATTGCCTTACGTAACCGCTGGCGCCGGATGCAACTTGCCCCAGAGTTACGGCAAGAAATCACGCCTAAAAACATCTTAATGATAGGCCCAACTGGGGTAGGTAAAACTGAGATAGCTCGTCGTTTAGCTAAATTAGCTAATGCGCCTTTTATTAAAGTCGAAGCGACTAAATTTACCGAAGTAGGTTACGTAGGTAAAGAAGTTGAAAGCATTATTCGTGATTTAGCCGATAGTGCAGTAAAAATGTTTCGTGAACAAGCTATTGCCAAAAACCGTTATCGCGCAGAAGAAGCGGCTGAAGAGCGGATCTTAGATATTTTATTACCAGCAGCGAAATCAGACTGGCAAGACTCAACAAGCAGTGATAGTAGCAAAACAGATAGTCATACTAGACAGATTTTCCGCAAAAAACTGCGTGAAGGCCAGCTGGATGATAAAGATATCGAGCTAGAATTAATGCAAGCTAACATGGGTGTGGAAATTATGGCACCTCCTGGGATGGAAGAAATGACCTCCCAGTTACAAAGCATGTTCCAAAGCTTAGGTAACGACAAAAAAAAGAAGCGTAAACTGAAAATTAAAGATGCTTTAAAGCAATTAATTGATGAAGAAGCTGCCCGCTTAATTAACCCTGAAGAATTAAAAGCTGAAGCTTTAGAAGCCGTTGAGCAAAATGGTATAGTATTTTTAGACGAGATTGACAAAATATGTAAACGTGGTGAAAGTAGTGGTCCAGATGTTTCGCGTGAAGGCGTGCAACGTGACTTATTACCGCTAATTGAAGGTTGTACCGTTAATACGAAACATGGCATGGTAAAAACTGATCATATCCTGTTTATTGCCTCTGGCGCTTTTCAAATGAGTAAGCCGTCAGATTTAGTGCCAGAACTGCAAGGCCGCTTACCTATTCGAGTTGAATTAGAAGCGCTAAGTGCTAACGATTTTGAACGTATTTTAACAGAACCTAAAGCTTCACTAACCGAGCAAAGCATAGCTATGCTGGCTACTGAAGGCGTAAAGCTACACTTTACGGCAGAAGGTATTAAAAGTTTAGCTGCTGCAGCTTGGCAAGTAAATGAAACCACTGAGAATATCGGTGCTAGACGTTTATATACAGTTATGGAGCGTTTATTAGATGAGATCTCCTATGACGCTGCCGATCATACAGGTGAACAGATAAATATTGACGCTGCCTATGTTGAAAAACATTTAGGCGCACTAGTTAAAGATGATGATTTAAGTCGGTATATTCTGTAA